From the Gemmatimonadaceae bacterium genome, the window ACTCCTGCAGCAGTTGCGCCCACACCTCCGCAACCTGCTGTTCGAGCGCGTTCAATGTTCCCGCGTTCACGAGGATGAAGTCGGCACCCGCCCGTTTGAGCTCCGCGGGCATCTGCGCGGCGATCATGTCCATCGCCTCCGTCTCGCGCAGACCACGGTCGCGAACGAGGCGCTCCAATCGCAGTGGCCGGGGCGCATCGACGAGCATGATGCGGTCGAAGCGGGGCGCCATGTGCTTCTCGAAAAGCAGCGGAATGTCGCACACCACGACGCGATCGCCACGCTGGCGCGCATCGTCGAGGAGACGCTGGCGGAGACTCTCGACCTCCGGGTGGACGATCTCGTTCAGCTCCTCCAGTTGTTTCGCGTCGCTGAACACGGTTCGGCGTAACGCCGACCGGTCGAGTTGCTGGTCTGGCCCGACAATCGACGTCCCCCACCGCGTCACGATCTTCTCGTACGCCGGGGTGCCGAACTCGACGGCTCGCCGCGCGAGCACATCGGCATCGATGATCGTCGCGCCGCGCTCAGAAAGCAGCTGCGCAACCGTCGATTTTCCGCTGCCGATGTTTCCTGTCAGACCGATAACCAGCATCGCCTTGCCCCCTCCGCCACACGGTGATCCACACCTACTCGCGCGCCAAGGTAGGTTTTATGCGCCCAGGCGTCAACGCCGCACATCCGGGAACGGATGGCGGTACTGCACCATTCATAGCCGCATCAGCCGAACCGACGGAGATCATCGTGACGAAGGACTCGACCATCAATCGCAGGGCCAAGCCGTCGGCCACTCCGATGGAGCAGCGTCACGTTCTGGACGGAAGTAAGACACCTGAGCCGGCGGGGGACGAAGGTTGGGACCTGGACCCCGGCTCGACGAGCGCCGGATACGCCTCGATGGTTGCTCGGCAACTCGCTCTCCTTGGCGAGGATCCATCGCGCGAGGGGCTCATCAAGACCCCTGTTCGTGTGGCGAACGCGATGGCCTGGCTCACCCGCGGCTACGACGAGTGCGTCGAGGACGTGGTTGGAGATGCCCTATTCGTCGAAGAACATCGCAACATGGTGATGGTACGCGACATCGAGCTGTACAGCCTGTGCGAGCATCACATGCTTCCATTCTTCGGAAAGGCGCACGTGGCCTACATCCCGAACGGGCGCATCGTGGGGCTTTCCAAGCTGCCGCGGATCGTGGAGGTCTACGCGCGGCGACTGCAGGTGCAGGAGCGACTCACCGAGGAGATCGCCGGTGCCATCGAGCGAGTGCTCGAGCCCGCGGGCGTGGGCGTCGTGATCGAGGCGTATCACCTCTGCATGATGATGCGAGGCGTCGAGAAGCAGAACTCCAAGACAATAACGAGCGCGGTGCGCGGTTCTTTCCGCGACGACGCGCGCACGCGGGCGGAGTTCCTGTATCTGGCGCACGGGAGGGATACGTTTGGCCCATGAGGGCTAGGGGCTAGGGACTGCGCCTAACCCCTAGCCCCTGTCAGCACCAGCTGCTCCTCGTCCTTCCTTGGCACCGAATGGCACGATCGGCATCGCGCCTCGTACGTCTCGGCGCTCCCGACCATGATCGTCGGTGAGTCGTACCGCGCGGGACGACCGGCGATGAGACGCTGATTCCGGCTCGCGGGATTGCCGCACCGCACGCAGATCGCGTGCAGCTTGTCCACCACTTCGGCGACGGCGAGCAGTTGTGGCATCGCGCCGAACGGTTCACCGCGAAAGTCAGTGTCGGTGCCGGCGACGATGACGCGAATGCCGCGACCGGCCAGCGAAGTCGCAAGCGTGACTACCGATGGATCGAGAAACTGCGCTTCGTCAATCGCGACGACTCGCGTATCGTCGTCGATGGCGCGTGCGATCTGCTCCGGTGTGTCCACGGGGATGGCCTCCACGTGACGGCCGTCGTGGCTCGAGATCTGGTAAATCCCTGTGTAACGCTCGTCGAGATGGGACTTGAACACCTGCACCTTGTGGCGCGCAATGATCGCGCGGCGCACCCGGCGTATGAGCTCTTCACTCTTCCCACTGAACATCACGCCGCAGATGACTTCGATCCAACCACCACTGCGGCTGAAGTACAGATCCGATATCACTCGTGATCTCCGGAGTGCGGCGGACGCGCGGAGCGATCGGTACCACGCTCATCAGAGTCGCGGTTGTTCCGATCGCGATTGGCGTCGCGACGCATTCCAGAGTCGCGTCGAGAACCACGATCTGCAAGACGTCCACTGCGAGACGCACCTGGCCGGCTGCTGCGCTCCTGGTCTACGCGCGCGACAACTCGACGGCCACGAATTGTGCTCCCCGCCAGCTTCGCCAGGACGCTGTCGGCGACGTCACTCGCGATCTCGACGAGGCTGTGATTCTCGCGAATATCGATCTTACCGATCTGTGCGCTCGTTATGTGCGCCTCATTGGTAATTGCGCCCACGAGATCACCCGGCCGCGCATTGTCCATCGCACCGACGTTGATGAAGATGCGCGTCATCGCCGCCGGTGCCGCGGTACCTCCTGGCGCAGCATGCGCCGCGCGACCTTCCATCGCGCGCGCTCGCGCGGAGTCACGCTCGAAGCGCGCCTGCTCGAGTAGCCGCAGCGTCGCGGCGGCGATCTCGATCCCGTCGTAGCTCTCGAGCAGCGGCTCCAGCGCAAGCAGCTCGCGCGCGAACGCGCCCGACGACAGGATCTCTCGCAGCTCGATCCGCAACAGCTCCTCGCGACTCCTCGCGCGGAGCCCCGCCTCCGAAAGCGTGAATGGCGTCAGCGGCGAGCCACCCGCGAGCACGCGCAAGCTCGCGAGCAACCGGGGCTGCGCGAGCGCGACGACGCGCCGCGGCTGCGGTCCGACGGCTTCGCTGAGCTCCTCTCGTGAGGCTGGGATGTCGTACAGAACGACGACATCGGACTCACCAGGGCCAGCGGCGCGAGCGACGCGAACACCCGTTTCGTCAGCCGCTTCAGGCTGTGCGTAGCCGAGTGCGCGGAGCAGATCGCGGACGTCGCGTTCGCTTTCGTCGGTGCGAACGTAGACCATTCCACGCGCCGGATCGATGTCGTCGAGCAACCGGCGCAGCGCGGGCAGACGTGACGCCGCGGCGACCGAGACGTACTGCAAACCCACAGCGAGTGCTGAGGCGTCGGCGGCCGGCGGTGCGACGCGTCGGGCGCGGCGTGCATAGCGCTCGATGAGCTCTTCCACGTCGGCGTTGATCTCGTTCGCGACGACGATTCGCGCAGCATCCTTGGGAATTTCCGCCATCAAGGTTTCGAGGATGCTCTCTTCGCCGCCAGCAATCAGTTCGTCGACCCAGGCGAGCACCACACCGCGTACTTGCTGGAGTTTGAGCGACGAACCCTGCACGAGCGCGAGCAATTCGGGTGGCGCCCCGGCGACGACCTGTGCACTCGGCGCGCCACCAATGCCACGCAGCAGGCGCGCTGCACGCCGCGCCGTGGTCGCCGCGATCGCGCGTAGCGGCCGGCTGCCGGCGAGCCGAACGACTGACGCCGATGCGCTTGCAGCAGCTTCCGCGTCTGCGCACACGATCAAGAGTTGGACGTCTGGCAGTGAGTCATCG encodes:
- the coaE gene encoding dephospho-CoA kinase (Dephospho-CoA kinase (CoaE) performs the final step in coenzyme A biosynthesis.); amino-acid sequence: MLVIGLTGNIGSGKSTVAQLLSERGATIIDADVLARRAVEFGTPAYEKIVTRWGTSIVGPDQQLDRSALRRTVFSDAKQLEELNEIVHPEVESLRQRLLDDARQRGDRVVVCDIPLLFEKHMAPRFDRIMLVDAPRPLRLERLVRDRGLRETEAMDMIAAQMPAELKRAGADFILVNAGTLNALEQQVAEVWAQLLQESEVCV
- a CDS encoding thymidine kinase; this translates as MISDLYFSRSGGWIEVICGVMFSGKSEELIRRVRRAIIARHKVQVFKSHLDERYTGIYQISSHDGRHVEAIPVDTPEQIARAIDDDTRVVAIDEAQFLDPSVVTLATSLAGRGIRVIVAGTDTDFRGEPFGAMPQLLAVAEVVDKLHAICVRCGNPASRNQRLIAGRPARYDSPTIMVGSAETYEARCRSCHSVPRKDEEQLVLTGARG
- a CDS encoding DbpA RNA binding domain-containing protein, which gives rise to MPHDWASLAHVLAPVLDRIDDSLPDVQLLIVCADAEAAASASASVVRLAGSRPLRAIAATTARRAARLLRGIGGAPSAQVVAGAPPELLALVQGSSLKLQQVRGVVLAWVDELIAGGEESILETLMAEIPKDAARIVVANEINADVEELIERYARRARRVAPPAADASALAVGLQYVSVAAASRLPALRRLLDDIDPARGMVYVRTDESERDVRDLLRALGYAQPEAADETGVRVARAAGPGESDVVVLYDIPASREELSEAVGPQPRRVVALAQPRLLASLRVLAGGSPLTPFTLSEAGLRARSREELLRIELREILSSGAFARELLALEPLLESYDGIEIAAATLRLLEQARFERDSARARAMEGRAAHAAPGGTAAPAAMTRIFINVGAMDNARPGDLVGAITNEAHITSAQIGKIDIRENHSLVEIASDVADSVLAKLAGSTIRGRRVVARVDQERSSRPGASRSGRLADRGSRRDSGMRRDANRDRNNRDSDERGTDRSARPPHSGDHE